The sequence ACTGGGGGAGGGTGCTGAAACGCTACTTCGCTCAAGGGGGGACCATGGAGGCACGGGAAAAGGCCTATGGCCGGGCCCTCGCCCGCCAGGGCCTGGACCCCGACCTTCCCCCTGGTACTCCCTTCTACTCCCTGGGCGTCCTTCTGGGGGAGGCCTTAGAGGAAGCCCGGGCCGTCCTCTTCCGCAAGGGGGAGGCCTGGCTGGAGCGGGAAGCCGAGGCCTTCCGCGGGGAAGGAGGCCCCGCGGAGGCCCTCCTCACCGCCCTCAAGAAGGCCCGGGGGGAGGTGAAGGACTGGCCTTAGGAAGGCTATTTCCTGGCCTCCTGCGCCACCCGCCGGGCACCCCGGTAGGCCTTCTGGTAGAAGGGGGCCTCGAGGCTCTCAATCACCACCCGGCTCCCGTAGCTGCTGGCATGGGCGAAAACCCCCCGGCCCAGGTAGATGCCCACGTGGTCGATATCCCTGCCGCCAAAGCTAAAGAAGACCAGGTCTCCCGGCCGCAAGGCATCGGCGGGAGGGAGGGATTGGAACTGCTCCCTGGAGGTGCGGGGCAGGGCCACGCCCAGCTCCGCATACACTTGGGCCACGAAGGCGGAGCAATCCAAGGCGGCGGGGGAGTTGGCCCCGTACTTGTAGGGGAGGCCCAGGTAACGGAGGACCACCTTGAGGAGGGGACTTTCGGGATCGTAGTCCTCGGAAGGAAGGGGTTCTTCTGGGCCAGGGGTGGGGCCTGGCGCTGGGGCGCCGTTTTCCCTGGGCTCAGCCGGATAGCCCCCTTGGGGTTGGCCCTCTGCCCCTTTTTCCCCCTGGTCCCGGGGAGCCGGGATCCTTAGCACCTGGCCCACCTTGAGGCTCGAGGTGGCGAGGCCGTTTAAGGCCATGAGGGCCTCCACCGTGGTCCCGTAGCGGCGGGCCAGGGAGAAAAGGGTATCCCCAGGGACGACCACGTGGACTCCCTCCCCCTTTTCGGGAAGCTTCAGCACCTGGCCGGGCTGGATCAGGAAGCTTTCCAGACCATTCAGGCGCATGAGCTCCTCCACCGTGGTGCCGTAGCGGCGGGCAATGGAGTAGAGGGTGTCCCCAAGAGCCACGGTGTGCGTCAAAGGAGCCCCAAGTGGGCCCTGCTGGGCGAAGCCAGCCTGGGCCAAAGCCAAGAACGCCACCAGGGCTAGGAGCCGCATGGCTTTCATTTTACGCTCGGGCCCCCTTGGCCCAGGGCAAAAGGGTGTGCTACAATCCCGAAAGGCGGGGGCCGTTAGCTCAACTGGCAGAGCACCGGTCTCCAAAACCGGGGGTTGGAGGTTCGAGTCCTTCACGGCCCGCCAGGATGGCCCTTAGGGGCCTTTTTTTCATCCCTTGGGTGCCGGACATGGAAGGGTACCAGGTGCTCATCGTAGGGGCGGGCTTCGCGGGAAGCGAGGCCGCCTACCGCCTGGCACAAGGGGGCGTGCGGGTGGGCCTCCTCACCCAAAGCCTGGACTCGGTGATGATGCCCTTTTTGCCCCCCACCCCCCCTTTCCCCGAAGGAAGCCTCTTGGCCCAGGCCTATGACCCGGAAGACCCACGGCTTTGGGCCTTCCACGCCCGTGCCAAGTACCTTTTGGAAGGCCAGGCCCACCTGCACCTTTTCCAGGCTACCGCCACGGGGCTCCTCCTGGAGGAGGGGCGGGTGATGGGGGTCACCACCTGGGAAGGCCCCTTGGTGCGGGCAAAGAGGGTGGTCTTGGCGGTGGGCAGCTTCCTGGGTGCCAGGCTCCGCATCCAGGAGGTGGAGGAGGAGGCGGGCCGGCTTTCCGAGGCCAGCTACCCGGACCTCTTCCTCCACCTTCAGGCCCTGGGCTTCCGCTTCCTAAAGCGAGAGAGGGCGGTGCCGGAAGCCCCAGGAACCCCGGGCTACACCGTGAGCTACCACGCCTTCCACCCGGAGGAATGGGAAGAGGAAACCTTCCGCCTAACCCGGCTAGAAGGGCTTTACGCCGTGGGCCTTTGCGTGCGGGAAGGGGAGTATGCCCTCATGAGCCAAGAAGGCCTGCGCCTGGCGGAGCACCTTCTCCATGAGCTTGGGTAGGGGCTTTTCCCCTGGGTCCTTGAGCCCTACTGAGGGGGGTCCTTCCCAGGGGGCCACGTATACCCTTACCCGGAGCCTCCGGTGGGTAAGGGCATGCCGCACCTCCCCGGCGAAACGGGGCTCCACCCCAAAGGCCTTGGCCTTTGCCGGGAGATCTTCTGGGGGCATGAGGGGCACCCCGTAAAGCCCCGGGAACCGCCCCGCCAACTCCTCCAGGTAAACCCCTTCCCTGCCCCAGAGGACCAGCGCCGCCCAGGCTTCCTCCCGCACCTTCCGCTTCCTGGCCCCCGGGTAACGCCCCGGGTCCGCCCGCCCTTGGCAAAAGGCGGCCACGGGGCACCGGGAGCAAAGGGGCCTCCGGGGCAGGCACACCGTGGCCCCCAGGTCCATGAGGGCCTGGTTCCACTCGCCTGGGGCTTCCCCCGGGGGCATGAGCTCCTGGGCCAGGCGCCAAAGGCGCTGGGGAGAAGGGTTCTCCCAGGCGAGAAGCCGGGAAAGGACCCGCCTCACGTTCCCGTCCACCGCCGCCACCCTTTCCCCAAAGGCCAAGAAAGCCACCGCCGCCGCCGTGTAGGGGCCGAGGCCGGGGAGCTTCAGAAGCTGGGCGTAGCTTTGGGGCAGGGCCTCCACCTCCTGGGCCAGGCGGTGGAGGTTGAGGGCCCGGCGGTAGTAGCCCACCCCCTGCCAGGCCTTCAATACCTCCTCCAGGGGGGCTTGGCGCAAGGCCTTTAGGCTGGGGAAACGGGCCAGAAACCGGTGGTAGTAGGGAATGGCCTGCTCGGTACGGGTCTGTTGCAGGAGCACCTCCGCCACCAGGATGCGGTAGGGGTCCTTCTCCCCCCTCCAGGGAAGGGGGCGGGGGTTTTCCCGGTACCAGGTAAGCAGCGCTTCCTGTAGGCCTTTCATGGGCCTAGGGGGTGCCCAAAAGCCTCCGGTGCTCCACCATAAGGCACCGGTCAGCCACCACGGGGATCCCGGCCTCCTTCAGGGCCTCTTCAAAGCCCGGGTGGCGGATGCCGGACTGCACCACACCAATCCGGGCCTCAGGGCCAAGACCTCGGGCAAGTGGCTCAAAAGGGCCTCCGGCGGGCGGAAAACGTCCAGGATTTCCACGGGTTCGGAAAGCTCCCCTAGGCTGGCCACCGCCCGCACCCCGAAAAGCTCCTCCCCAGCGAAGCGGGGGTTAACCGGCAGGATGCGGTATCCCCTCTCCCACAGGTACCGGGGCACGTAATGGGCAGGGCGGGAAGGGTCCTTGTGGGCCCCAAGGACGGCGATGGTCCGGGCCCTTTCCAAGTAAGCCTGGAGCTCGAGGTCGGTCATGGCCGGTAGTCCAAGGGCCTCAGGTAAAACTCCCCGATGGCGGTGGAGGAAAGGAGGGCCACCGTGGGGAGGGCCCGTTTCCAGTGGGTACGGTTCACCCGCTCCTTGACCCGCTGAATCTCCTCGGGAGCGTAGCCCAGGGCCTCAATGTAAGCGTCGGGGTAGCCCTTCAAGTAGTGCTCCAGGATGACGTCTGCCCGCAAGTAGCGCACCCCCAGATCCCCCTCGTCCGTCTGGCCGGGGATGAGGTCGGCGGTGGGCACCTTCTCCACCACCGCCTGGGGCACCCCCAAGTAACGGGCCAGGCCCCAGACCTGGGTCTTGTAGAGGTCCCCCAAGGGGTTAACCGGGGGGGTATCGTCCCCGTGCCAGGTGAAGTAGCCGAAAAGCCTCTCCGTCTTGTTGCCCGTTCCCAGGGGCAGGGCCCGGTAGGCCTGGGACTTGTCAAAGAGGACCATCATGCGGGCCCGGGCCATGAGGTTCCCCTTGCGGTGGGGGGTGAGGTCCGGGGTCATGGCGGCGTAGCCCTCCACCATGGAAGTGATGTCCACCTCCTCCAGGGCCACCCCGAAGGTCTCCGCCACCAGGTGGGCGTGCTCCCGGGAAAGGGGGCTGGAGTCCCTGTGGGGCAGGAAAAGGGCATGGACCCGCCCGGCGCCCAAGGCCCGCACCGCCAGGGCCAAGGTGGTGGCGGAGTCCACCCCTCCCGAAACCCCTACGATGGCCTTCTCATAGCCCCTCCAGGAAAGCTCCTCCCGGATGAAACGGGTGAGAAAATCCGCCACCAAAGGCCAGTTCAGCTCCAGGCTCTCCTGAATCCTGGGCGCGTAGAGAAGCCTCATCTCCCCTCCCTTCCTAGGACCCTTTCCAAGTCTGGGAGGAGAAGGGGCAGGGCCGCCTCGAGGTCCGAAAGCAAGGGGCTATCGTAGCGCACCGGGGGAATCCGCTCCCGGTCCAAGTCAACGAGCAAGGCCGCCTCCTCAAAGAGGGGGGCCTCGGCCAAAAGCCGCCCCTCCGGCCCCACGATAAGGCTTCCCCCGCTCATTCCCTTCCCCCCCTCAAACCCCACCAGGCTGGAGAGCACCACATATAGGCCGTGTTCCGCCGCCACCGCTCGGGCCAGGGTGCGCCAGCGCTCCACGTTTTCGGGCCTTTCCCCCTGGAAACCCCTGGCGGGGCTTGCCGCCGGCACATAGATGACCTCCGCCCCGTCCAAGGCGGCGATGGCCGAGGTGATGGAGTGCCAGAAGTCCTCGCAGATGAGGATGGCCGCCCGGCCAAAGCGGGTGTTGAAGGCCTCCACCCGCCTTCCCCGGGCCAGGTAACGCTCCTCGTCAAAGACCCCGTAGGTGGGCAGGAAGACCTTGCGGTGCACGTGCACCACCCGGTGGGGAAGTTCCAGGTAGGCGGCGCTGTTGTAGTAGGCCCCCTCATCCCGCTCGTAAAACCCCACCACCACATCCAAAAGCCCTTCCCACCCCACCTCCCGGTGGACCTCCGAAAGGAGTTCCAAAAGCTCATGGCGGGTGAGGGCCAGCTCCCTCACCCCCCCTTGCAGGAAGTACCCGGTTAGGGCCGCCTCGGGAAGGACCACCACCTCAGGGGTGTGGGGGCGGAGGGCCTGGAGGTGCTCCCTCAGGCGGGCCAGGTTCTCCTTAGGCCGGGCCTTCTCCGGGCGGAACTGAAGGATGGCGTGGCGGACCACGGGCCTAGCTTACACCTCCATAGAAGGCCGCTTTGGGTTCCAGGTAAAGCCTGGGGTCTGCCTCCGGGAAGGGGTTATCCCGCTCCTCCAAAACCTTAAGCTCCTCGGGGGAAACCCCCTTAAGGAGCTGGAAAAAGGCCTGGGCATGCCCCTGGTAGCGCTCCTTAGCGTAATCCACCGCCTGGCCCGTGTCCATGAGGAAGGGCCAGTCCGAGGCCTCGAGGAGCAAAAGCTCCCGCATAGCCTGCTGCAGGACCCTAGAGGACAGGTTGCCCTGGCGCACCACCTCCCGCATGGCCCCTTCCGCCCGGTAAACCGTACGCCAGTAGTCCAAGGTGGCTTCGTTGAGCCACACCCCGTGGTCCCCACCCCGGCCCCAAGACCCCTCAGGCAAGGCAGTGCGCACCGCCTTGCCCTGGACCGCTTCCTGAGCGGTGACCGCCCGCACGGTCTCGCTCCTGGCCAGAAGCCTCAGCACCTCCTCCAGCCAGGCCACCCCCTCGTACCACCAGTGGCCAAAGAGTTCGGCATCGTAGGGAGCCAGGATAACCCCGTCCGGATGCTCCCGGCCCAGGCGCTCCACCAGGCCCACGAAGTGGAGGGCGTGCTCCTTCACCTTGCCAAAGGCCGCCTCGGGGTTATAAGGAGCCTTGGCGGAAAGGTCCGCCTGGCGGTGGGTGACCCGCCAGTGGTGGAGGCCGGAGATGGGGTCCTTGCGGTGGAACTCCCGGTAAAGCCCCTCCCCCGGATAGCCATAGTCCGCGCTCCAGACCTGCAGGGAGGTTTCCAGGTTGCGGGCCAAGACCCTCAGGCCCGACTCCAACTCGTGGACGTAGTAGGTGGCCTGCGCGCTTTCCACGGGCCCCAAGGAGGCTTCCCCATAGGGGGAAAGGGGCTTCCCCCCCTGGACCAGGTGGGCGTCCACAAAGGTGTAACGGATCCCGGCCCGCATGAGAAGCTCGTCCACCCCCGGCCTTAAACCCTCTGGGGCCCCTTCCACGGGGGGCTTCCAGTAACCCTTCGGCCGGTAGGCCATCTCCGGAAGCCAGAAGCCCAGGGGGTCCTTGGCAAAGTGGCGGCGGTAGGTGGCCACCCCCGTCTTGATCTGGGCCCAAAGGGCCTCGTCGTAGCCCAAAAGGGGGGAGTAGCCGTGGGTGGCGTTGGAGGTGAGGAGCTCCACCTGGCCCCGGTCCTGGGCCCTGCGGAAGGCGGAAAGGAGATCCCCCTCGAGATGGTGAAAATGGTCCAAGGTGAGTTCAAAGAAGGCCACCTGGTGGCGGGCGCTGGCCTCGAGGTCCGTCCCCTGGTAGCGCAGGTAGTCCCCCTGGGCCCGCTCCAGCCGGTCCTTGGCGTAGGCAAAGAACCCTTCCTTAACCCTGGCGTCGGCGAGCTGCTCCGCCAGAATAGGGGTGATGCCCAAGGTGAATCGGGCCTCCACGCCTTCTTGGCTAAGCCTCTCCAAAGCCCGGAGCAAGGGCAGATAGGTTTCCGCTATGGCCTCGTAAAGGGTTTCCTCTCCAAAGGGCCACATCCCGTGGGAGCGCACATAAGGAAGGTGGGCGTGGAGGACCAGGGCAAACCGCGCCATGGCTCTAGCGTACCACGGTGCCTTCCCCCGCCAGGGCCCGCCTTATGGGGTTTTCCACCCGGGCATCGGCAAACACCACCCGCCTCACCCCGCCCTTCACCGCCTCCACCGCCCCCATCACCTTGCGCTTCATGCGCCCCTGGGCTAAAGAGAGGTACTCGGGGTCCTCCACCCTATCCACGGGGATCTCCCGCACCAGGCTGGCCTCGTCGGGGTAACGGGCAAGGAGGCCCGGCACGTTGGAAAGGTAGACCAAGGCCTCGGCCCCGTAAAGGGTGGCCAGAAGGGCCGCCACCTGGTCCCCATCGGTGTTGATGGCCTCCCCCTCGTAGCTGATGGCGGGAGGGGTGATCACCGGCAAGTACCCAGCCCCCAAAAGGAGGTCTAAAAGGGCCCGGTTCACCCTTTCCACCGTGCCCGTGTAGTCCCCCCGGTGAATCTTGACCTTGCCGTCTTCCACGTACTTCACCGCGGTCTTCCGGCGGCCCTCTAAAAGCCTCCCATCCAGCCCGGAAAGCCCCAGGGCGTTGGCCCCTTCCCTTTGCAAAAGCTCCACCAGGCGCTTGTTCACCAGGCCGCAGTAGACCATCTCAAAGATCTCCAGGGTCCTGCGGTCGGTAAGGCGGCTCACCTGCCCCCCAGGATGGGTAAGGAAGCGGGGCGGGTGGCCCAAGGCCTCCGCCACCTTGTTGGTCTCGGCACTTCCCCCGTGGACCAAAAGAAGCCTTACCCCCTCCTTCCACAAGGAGGCCGCATCCTTGGCCACGGCCTCGTAGTTGATGCCTTCGGCGCCCCCTACCTTAACCACGATCACAAAAACCCCTCCGTGACGACTCCCCGTTCTGGTCAGCCGTAAGGCTATCTTGTAGAACGGGGCTTCTCAGGAACGATGAGACCGCTTGCGCAGTGCTCACCCCTGAAGGCTCCGTCCGAGCCCTCGCCAGGACATTGATGGCCGCAGCCACATCCCGGTGCTGGCGGGCGCCGCACTGGGGACAGGTGTACTCCCGCACCCAGAGAGGGCGTTTTTCTCTGTAACCGCACACCGGGCAGTCCTGGCTTGTATGTCTGGGGTCTACCTCAATGACCCGCCTACCAGCCTCTTCCGCTTTGTAGGCGAGGATCTGGAGAAACTGCCCCCACCCCGCATCCTGCACCCCCTTAGCAATGCAGGAGCGGGCCAGTCCGAGGATGTTCAGGTCTTCGTGGACAATCGTGCCATATCTGTTGACAAGCCTCCTTGCTATTTTGTGGTGGAAGTCCTTTCTCTGATTGGCGATCTTGCGGTGCAGTTTGGCAAGCTGTTTTGTGGCCTTTTTGTAGCGGTTGCTACCCCTTTTCTTTCGGGAAAGCTCCCTTTGGGCATCCGCAAGCTTGGCCTGGGCCTTTTGGTAGTAGCGGGGCGCCTCTACCTTTTCCCCCTCGGAAGTAACAAGGAAGCAGGGGTTGGTGCCCAGGTCTATGCCAATGGCCTCATGGCTTTCGGGTAGGGGTTTGGGTTCAACCTCACAGACGAAGATGATGTACCAGTCGTCCCCTTCCCGCTTTACGGTGGCCGTCTTGATCCTGCCTTCCAGTGGGCGGTGAAGCTTTACCTTCACCGAGCCGATACCGTAGAGGAGAACCCGTTTCCCTCCCTCCTGAATCTTGATCCCGGTAGTCCCAGCTTGGGGGAAGGTAAAGGAGTCGTAGCGCCTTTCCCCCTTGAAGCGGGGGTAACCGGGAGTTTGGCCCTGTTTCACGCGGCGGAAGAAGCCCTGGAAGGCTTTGTCCACACGGTCTATGACGTTCTGTAGGACCTGAGAGTGTATACGTCCATACTCCGGTAACTCCGCTCGTATCTCCGGGAGATACCGCTTCTGTTCATAGAAACCGATGGTCTTTTGGGCCTTCCTATAAGCTTCTCTGCGTTCCTGAAGGGCTGCGTTGTAGAGCTGTCGGCAGAGATAGAGAGTACGCTCCAGGTCTTTTCTCTGTGGCTTGGTGGGGTACAGGCGGTACTTGAAGGCCTTTCTGATCACCGTACACCACGATAGCACATCTGCCGCCCACGAGGTTATGTGCTCCTTCGGGGCACGTGGGGGGTCCATGTATCCCCGATTTGAAAACCGGGGGATTATAGCTCCCCGCACCCCCTCTTTTCTCTAAGGATGCAAACCGGGAAACTCCAGGCCCAGGGTCTCGGGCCAGCCCAGGCGGATGTTGAGGGCCTGGAGGGCATGGCCGGCGGTGCCCTTCACCAGGTTGTCTATGGCGGTCATCACCACCAGCCGCCCGGTGTCCTCCTCCAGCTCAAAGCCGATGTCCGCGTAGTTGGTGCCTTGGACAAAGCGGGGGTCCGGGTAGCGGTGGATGCCCTTCTTCTGCTTGACCAGCCGGATGAAAGGCTCCCCCCCATAGGCTTCCCGGTAAGCCTGCCACACATCCCGCTCGCTCCAGCCATCCTGCAAAAAGGCCTGGGCGGTCATGAGGATGCCCCGCACCCGGTCGGTGGCGATGGCGGTGAGGTGAACCTCAGGCCTGCCCGGGAGGTTCTCCACCACCTCGGCGGTGTGGCGGTGGCCCGTGGGCTTGTAGACCCGGAGGGAACCGGAACGCTCGGGGTGGTGGCTCGCCGGGCTAGGCTCGGCCCCCGCCGCCGAGGTGGAGATGAGGAGGGTCACGAAGATGGGCGTGGGCTTCAACACCCCGCCCTTAAGGAGGGGGTAAAGGCCCAGCAGGGTGGCAGTGGCGTTGCACCCCGCCCCCGCCATCCAGTCCGCCTCCCTCAGGCGGTCCCGGTAGAGCTCGGGGATGGCGTAGACGAAGCGGCCCAGAAGCTCGGGCCGGGGATGCTCCCCGTAATACTTCCGGTAAAGGTCCGGGCTCTTAAGGCGGAAGTCCGCGGAAAGGTCTATGAGGATAGGGGCTAGGCGGGCATAGCGCTCAAACTCCTGGGCGAAGACCCCGTGGGGCAGGGAGAGGACCAGGATATCCGCGGGCTCCAGCTTTTCCGGCGGGATGAACTTGAGGCCCGTTCTTCCCCTAAGGTTGGGGTGGACAAAGGCCACGGGCTCGCCGGCAAAACGCCTCGAGGTCACCTGTTTCACCTCGAGGTGGGGATGGGAAAGGGCCAGGCGCAAGAACTCGCCCCCCGCATACCCCGAGGCCCCTACGATGGATAGCGTCTTCTTAACGCTCATGCCACTCCTCCAGCAAACGGCCCACCCGTTCCCCTAGGCTCGGGCCTCTTCCCATGCGTACCTGAGGATCTCCCCCGGGATATCCACCCCCGTGGTGTGCACGGAGTTCTTGAACTCCATGGTGTGGTTGACCTCGTTCACCAATAGACCCCGCTCGGACTCAAAGAGGTCTATGGCCACCACCCCGCCCCCCACCGCCTGGGCCGCCCGCACGGAAAGCTCGGCCATCTCCGGGGTTAGGGGGCAGTTTTCCGCCTGCCCGCCCCGGGCGGTGTTGGTGATCCAGTGCTGGCTCCTCCGGTAGATGGCAGCGATGGCCCTACTCCCCACCACGAAGACCCTTATGTCCCGCCCGGGCTTGCGCACGTACTCCTGCAGGTAAAGGAGCTGGTGCTGAAAGCCCCCCAGGACCTCCTTGTGCTCCAGGATGGCCTCGGCGGCCTCCCGATCGGTAATCTTGGCAAGAAGCCTACCCCAGCTCCCGATCACCGGCTTCAGCACCACGGGATAGCCCCATTCCTCCATGAGCCTAAGGGCCTCTTCCGCCTCGGTGAGAAGGGCGGTCCTGGGCTGGGGCAGGCCATGGCGCTCCAGGGCCACGCTGGTGGCCCATTTGTCCCCGCAGGTCTCCATCACCTCGGGCCGGTTCACCACCGGGATGCCCAAAGCGGTGAGGTAGCGGGCCACGGCCAGGCCCCGGGTCTGGCTCACGCACCGCTCCAGGGCCACCGTGACCCCTTCCAGCTCCTTGGGCCTTTCCCCTAGGACCATGCGCAAGGCCGGAGCATAGACCTTCCTGTAAGGGATGCCCAAGGCCTCGGCCCTTTCAAAAAGCATCCTCTCATCGGGGCGGATGCGGTCGTAAAGAATGGCCAGCATGGCTACACTTCCTTCCCCTGATGGCCTCCCCCAAAGCGGGGCCGGGCCAAGCCCCTATCGGGAGGCCAGGGCCCGCACCCCGCCCTGGGGTCCG is a genomic window of Thermus albus containing:
- the lysX gene encoding lysine biosynthesis protein LysX, whose translation is MLAILYDRIRPDERMLFERAEALGIPYRKVYAPALRMVLGERPKELEGVTVALERCVSQTRGLAVARYLTALGIPVVNRPEVMETCGDKWATSVALERHGLPQPRTALLTEAEEALRLMEEWGYPVVLKPVIGSWGRLLAKITDREAAEAILEHKEVLGGFQHQLLYLQEYVRKPGRDIRVFVVGSRAIAAIYRRSQHWITNTARGGQAENCPLTPEMAELSVRAAQAVGGGVVAIDLFESERGLLVNEVNHTMEFKNSVHTTGVDIPGEILRYAWEEARA
- a CDS encoding nitrilase-related carbon-nitrogen hydrolase, whose translation is MVRHAILQFRPEKARPKENLARLREHLQALRPHTPEVVVLPEAALTGYFLQGGVRELALTRHELLELLSEVHREVGWEGLLDVVVGFYERDEGAYYNSAAYLELPHRVVHVHRKVFLPTYGVFDEERYLARGRRVEAFNTRFGRAAILICEDFWHSITSAIAALDGAEVIYVPAASPARGFQGERPENVERWRTLARAVAAEHGLYVVLSSLVGFEGGKGMSGGSLIVGPEGRLLAEAPLFEEAALLVDLDRERIPPVRYDSPLLSDLEAALPLLLPDLERVLGREGR
- a CDS encoding FAD-dependent oxidoreductase codes for the protein MEGYQVLIVGAGFAGSEAAYRLAQGGVRVGLLTQSLDSVMMPFLPPTPPFPEGSLLAQAYDPEDPRLWAFHARAKYLLEGQAHLHLFQATATGLLLEEGRVMGVTTWEGPLVRAKRVVLAVGSFLGARLRIQEVEEEAGRLSEASYPDLFLHLQALGFRFLKRERAVPEAPGTPGYTVSYHAFHPEEWEEETFRLTRLEGLYAVGLCVREGEYALMSQEGLRLAEHLLHELG
- a CDS encoding 1,4-alpha-glucan branching protein, with amino-acid sequence MARFALVLHAHLPYVRSHGMWPFGEETLYEAIAETYLPLLRALERLSQEGVEARFTLGITPILAEQLADARVKEGFFAYAKDRLERAQGDYLRYQGTDLEASARHQVAFFELTLDHFHHLEGDLLSAFRRAQDRGQVELLTSNATHGYSPLLGYDEALWAQIKTGVATYRRHFAKDPLGFWLPEMAYRPKGYWKPPVEGAPEGLRPGVDELLMRAGIRYTFVDAHLVQGGKPLSPYGEASLGPVESAQATYYVHELESGLRVLARNLETSLQVWSADYGYPGEGLYREFHRKDPISGLHHWRVTHRQADLSAKAPYNPEAAFGKVKEHALHFVGLVERLGREHPDGVILAPYDAELFGHWWYEGVAWLEEVLRLLARSETVRAVTAQEAVQGKAVRTALPEGSWGRGGDHGVWLNEATLDYWRTVYRAEGAMREVVRQGNLSSRVLQQAMRELLLLEASDWPFLMDTGQAVDYAKERYQGHAQAFFQLLKGVSPEELKVLEERDNPFPEADPRLYLEPKAAFYGGVS
- a CDS encoding [LysW]-aminoadipate kinase, with protein sequence MIVVKVGGAEGINYEAVAKDAASLWKEGVRLLLVHGGSAETNKVAEALGHPPRFLTHPGGQVSRLTDRRTLEIFEMVYCGLVNKRLVELLQREGANALGLSGLDGRLLEGRRKTAVKYVEDGKVKIHRGDYTGTVERVNRALLDLLLGAGYLPVITPPAISYEGEAINTDGDQVAALLATLYGAEALVYLSNVPGLLARYPDEASLVREIPVDRVEDPEYLSLAQGRMKRKVMGAVEAVKGGVRRVVFADARVENPIRRALAGEGTVVR
- the argC gene encoding N-acetyl-gamma-glutamyl-phosphate reductase — its product is MSVKKTLSIVGASGYAGGEFLRLALSHPHLEVKQVTSRRFAGEPVAFVHPNLRGRTGLKFIPPEKLEPADILVLSLPHGVFAQEFERYARLAPILIDLSADFRLKSPDLYRKYYGEHPRPELLGRFVYAIPELYRDRLREADWMAGAGCNATATLLGLYPLLKGGVLKPTPIFVTLLISTSAAGAEPSPASHHPERSGSLRVYKPTGHRHTAEVVENLPGRPEVHLTAIATDRVRGILMTAQAFLQDGWSERDVWQAYREAYGGEPFIRLVKQKKGIHRYPDPRFVQGTNYADIGFELEEDTGRLVVMTAIDNLVKGTAGHALQALNIRLGWPETLGLEFPGLHP
- a CDS encoding peptidoglycan endopeptidase, which gives rise to MRLLALVAFLALAQAGFAQQGPLGAPLTHTVALGDTLYSIARRYGTTVEELMRLNGLESFLIQPGQVLKLPEKGEGVHVVVPGDTLFSLARRYGTTVEALMALNGLATSSLKVGQVLRIPAPRDQGEKGAEGQPQGGYPAEPRENGAPAPGPTPGPEEPLPSEDYDPESPLLKVVLRYLGLPYKYGANSPAALDCSAFVAQVYAELGVALPRTSREQFQSLPPADALRPGDLVFFSFGGRDIDHVGIYLGRGVFAHASSYGSRVVIESLEAPFYQKAYRGARRVAQEARK
- a CDS encoding A/G-specific adenine glycosylase, whose amino-acid sequence is MKGLQEALLTWYRENPRPLPWRGEKDPYRILVAEVLLQQTRTEQAIPYYHRFLARFPSLKALRQAPLEEVLKAWQGVGYYRRALNLHRLAQEVEALPQSYAQLLKLPGLGPYTAAAVAFLAFGERVAAVDGNVRRVLSRLLAWENPSPQRLWRLAQELMPPGEAPGEWNQALMDLGATVCLPRRPLCSRCPVAAFCQGRADPGRYPGARKRKVREEAWAALVLWGREGVYLEELAGRFPGLYGVPLMPPEDLPAKAKAFGVEPRFAGEVRHALTHRRLRVRVYVAPWEGPPSVGLKDPGEKPLPKLMEKVLRQAQAFLAHEGILPFPHAKAHGVKPF
- a CDS encoding NAD+ synthase is translated as MRLLYAPRIQESLELNWPLVADFLTRFIREELSWRGYEKAIVGVSGGVDSATTLALAVRALGAGRVHALFLPHRDSSPLSREHAHLVAETFGVALEEVDITSMVEGYAAMTPDLTPHRKGNLMARARMMVLFDKSQAYRALPLGTGNKTERLFGYFTWHGDDTPPVNPLGDLYKTQVWGLARYLGVPQAVVEKVPTADLIPGQTDEGDLGVRYLRADVILEHYLKGYPDAYIEALGYAPEEIQRVKERVNRTHWKRALPTVALLSSTAIGEFYLRPLDYRP
- a CDS encoding RNA-guided endonuclease InsQ/TnpB family protein is translated as MRKAFKYRLYPTKPQRKDLERTLYLCRQLYNAALQERREAYRKAQKTIGFYEQKRYLPEIRAELPEYGRIHSQVLQNVIDRVDKAFQGFFRRVKQGQTPGYPRFKGERRYDSFTFPQAGTTGIKIQEGGKRVLLYGIGSVKVKLHRPLEGRIKTATVKREGDDWYIIFVCEVEPKPLPESHEAIGIDLGTNPCFLVTSEGEKVEAPRYYQKAQAKLADAQRELSRKKRGSNRYKKATKQLAKLHRKIANQRKDFHHKIARRLVNRYGTIVHEDLNILGLARSCIAKGVQDAGWGQFLQILAYKAEEAGRRVIEVDPRHTSQDCPVCGYREKRPLWVREYTCPQCGARQHRDVAAAINVLARARTEPSGVSTAQAVSSFLRSPVLQDSLTADQNGESSRRGFCDRG